In a single window of the Pseudobacteriovorax antillogorgiicola genome:
- a CDS encoding 7TM diverse intracellular signaling domain-containing protein, translating into MIQLLLIFLLSLSTLGYGRSFDPSVMERFEFLGKYSYLLNHEGPGLKAQDVWTRYQASPDRFTKHSHERPNYGFSPHEHWGIIPIENSSTAMSIVLENNFGVIDEFDLYLVHDGEIQTIYQGGDQRPFDRRYELVRSNNTKILVPHGTSHLVYRSQGVTINIVSLRAWHEQDFRANMRWEYLAIGTLSGIHIIMIFYNLFLAVSSKSSLYFKYVVFVVASLVFYLSTFNIGQEIGYHLFGIKTYSNHIMPFSVSTVCFFACSYSWQFLSMESSRYRLFKPIFLLILILCPLNMINAVFISEWYAAIGALIIPTIAISTFLTLAALRLHEGYRPAKLYIVAWVSYLFGSGDLVAAYLGLINYTEFNVWGQFIGGCIEIVVFSVALGARYNYFRAVAADEISKLNYRLQDLNKGLEIKVEERSRDVRDILTHIHQGIFTISERTRIDPSYSKHLEELFEQQDLGNHDIIAILQRSTKLSENDIDQTKAALLSMVQEDEIAFLLNEHLLPRHVLWQSAAHQEPLEYDLDWAHLSDGHAQSKVLVTVRDMTDKLKMEAEFARKSREIQLIAQLIDVNAERFASFQKLSNEMLAEVDAKLLGKSWNEDDLRFLFVSYHTLKGMSRGLGLHSLSDQIHKAESHLVAARQADYLIDREELTADQDGVKECLREYIELNNQKLGRIVDPSLMMISKELILRFLDSFTDVQINQKLSKDLGALKRHCFQTLEDICYNQLDAIKSMSDQLEKPIPKLLFDNVIYGLEPKIADVFERTITHLVRNSLAHGLETGQERITAGKKERGEIHIAQEAVGSEVVTYFQDDGQGVALDAIRSKAKALNYELTDENPESLLSLLLETGFSTRQQVDNIAGRGVGLDVVKMYIEHVGGQFTIQACSEENHGRILVRFMIALPDRYFSHIEFQSSQVA; encoded by the coding sequence ATGATTCAATTGCTCCTCATCTTTCTACTAAGTCTTAGTACCCTTGGGTACGGGAGAAGCTTTGACCCTAGCGTCATGGAGCGATTCGAGTTTCTTGGAAAATATAGCTACCTGCTCAATCACGAGGGCCCGGGGCTCAAAGCCCAAGATGTTTGGACACGCTATCAAGCAAGCCCGGATCGTTTTACTAAACACAGTCACGAGAGACCCAATTACGGTTTCAGCCCCCATGAGCATTGGGGCATCATTCCGATCGAAAACTCTTCCACGGCCATGTCTATTGTCCTTGAGAATAACTTTGGTGTGATTGACGAATTTGATCTATACCTTGTCCACGATGGCGAAATTCAGACTATCTATCAGGGTGGTGATCAACGCCCCTTCGATCGGCGATACGAACTTGTTCGAAGCAACAATACCAAGATCTTAGTGCCTCACGGCACCAGCCATCTTGTGTATCGCTCTCAGGGTGTTACTATCAACATCGTCTCTCTCAGAGCATGGCATGAGCAGGACTTTCGCGCCAACATGAGGTGGGAGTATCTTGCGATTGGAACCCTTTCAGGCATCCACATCATCATGATTTTCTATAACCTATTTCTTGCAGTCAGTTCGAAGTCGAGCCTCTATTTTAAGTATGTTGTGTTTGTAGTTGCCAGCCTGGTATTTTACCTGTCGACGTTCAACATTGGTCAGGAGATTGGCTATCACCTATTCGGTATCAAAACTTATAGCAACCATATCATGCCGTTTTCGGTGTCAACGGTTTGCTTTTTCGCATGCTCCTACTCCTGGCAATTCCTTAGTATGGAGAGCTCCCGTTATCGGCTTTTCAAGCCCATATTTCTCCTTATTCTGATTCTCTGCCCCCTCAATATGATCAATGCCGTGTTTATTTCCGAATGGTATGCCGCAATCGGTGCTCTGATCATCCCTACCATTGCCATCTCAACCTTCCTGACACTTGCTGCCCTAAGGCTTCATGAGGGCTACCGTCCGGCGAAACTCTATATCGTTGCCTGGGTTTCCTATCTGTTTGGGTCAGGAGATCTGGTTGCTGCCTATCTCGGGCTTATTAACTATACTGAGTTTAACGTCTGGGGCCAGTTTATAGGAGGCTGCATCGAAATTGTCGTCTTCTCAGTGGCTTTGGGCGCTCGATACAACTATTTCCGAGCTGTTGCAGCTGACGAGATTTCTAAGCTTAATTATCGCCTTCAAGACCTCAACAAGGGCCTTGAAATCAAGGTGGAGGAACGCAGCCGCGATGTGCGCGATATACTTACCCACATCCATCAAGGAATTTTCACAATTTCAGAGCGAACCCGAATCGACCCTTCCTACTCAAAACACCTAGAGGAACTATTCGAACAGCAAGACCTTGGCAATCACGACATCATCGCGATCCTACAACGCTCCACCAAGCTGTCTGAAAATGATATCGACCAAACAAAAGCAGCACTTTTGAGCATGGTACAGGAAGACGAGATTGCTTTTTTATTGAATGAACATCTTCTGCCAAGGCATGTCCTATGGCAAAGTGCTGCTCATCAAGAACCTTTGGAATACGACCTAGACTGGGCTCACTTAAGCGATGGTCATGCGCAATCCAAGGTCCTTGTTACTGTGCGAGATATGACTGACAAGCTCAAGATGGAAGCAGAGTTTGCAAGAAAGTCGCGTGAGATTCAACTCATCGCCCAACTCATCGATGTTAACGCCGAACGATTTGCTAGCTTCCAAAAACTCAGCAACGAAATGCTTGCGGAAGTGGATGCCAAGCTTCTTGGAAAGTCATGGAATGAAGATGATCTAAGGTTCCTATTCGTGAGCTATCACACATTAAAAGGTATGTCTCGGGGTCTAGGCCTCCACTCGCTCAGCGACCAGATACACAAGGCCGAAAGCCATTTAGTAGCTGCAAGGCAAGCCGACTATTTGATCGATAGAGAAGAGTTAACTGCCGATCAAGATGGTGTTAAAGAGTGTCTTCGTGAATATATTGAGCTAAACAATCAGAAGCTCGGTCGAATTGTAGACCCCTCGTTGATGATGATATCCAAAGAACTCATACTCAGATTTCTCGACTCGTTTACAGATGTTCAAATCAATCAGAAGCTATCAAAGGATCTAGGTGCTCTGAAAAGACACTGTTTTCAAACTTTGGAAGATATTTGCTACAACCAGCTCGATGCTATTAAATCCATGAGCGATCAATTAGAGAAACCCATTCCCAAGCTACTCTTCGATAATGTTATCTATGGCTTAGAACCCAAAATAGCTGATGTGTTTGAAAGGACGATCACCCATTTAGTTCGGAACTCCCTGGCTCACGGCCTTGAAACAGGCCAGGAGCGCATCACAGCAGGTAAGAAAGAGCGAGGAGAAATCCACATAGCTCAAGAGGCAGTGGGAAGCGAGGTGGTCACCTACTTTCAGGACGACGGCCAGGGTGTTGCTCTAGATGCCATCAGGAGCAAGGCAAAAGCCTTAAACTATGAATTAACTGATGAGAACCCTGAAAGCCTCCTTAGCTTGCTGCTGGAAACGGGCTTTTCAACCCGCCAGCAAGTTGACAATATCGCAGGCCGAGGTGTGGGGTTGGATGTGGTGAAGATGTATATTGAGCATGTTGGTGGACAGTTCACAATTCAAGCGTGCTCAGAAGAAAACCATGGCCGGATCTTAGTCCGTTTCATGATCGCTCTTCCTGATCGCTATTTTTCTCACATTGAGTTTCAGTCTAGCCAGGTTGCTTAG
- a CDS encoding ZrgA family zinc uptake protein, producing the protein MILFTSLTLSSLASGGSVHTHGEGKLSIAVDGKTIYLELEAPGQDIFGFESQDKAKKSKDLIMQKMNLMRKPESLFVFPKTSNCKIKATSLKAFNKDYAAVDGKAKDHHDHDHEEKKHQHKHGDHAEFLGSFKAECQGPVSNINLTVKLGKNFPALKKIKVQVLSEKAQSSTTGKGTEFSVKL; encoded by the coding sequence ATGATTTTATTTACTAGTCTTACCCTCTCCTCCCTTGCCAGTGGTGGCAGCGTTCACACCCACGGCGAGGGCAAGCTAAGTATCGCTGTTGATGGCAAAACTATATATTTGGAGTTAGAAGCACCTGGCCAAGATATTTTCGGTTTTGAATCCCAAGACAAAGCTAAAAAAAGCAAAGACCTCATCATGCAAAAGATGAACTTGATGCGTAAGCCAGAGAGCTTGTTTGTCTTTCCCAAAACTTCAAACTGCAAGATCAAAGCAACTTCGCTTAAGGCCTTTAACAAGGACTATGCAGCCGTCGACGGTAAAGCCAAAGATCATCACGATCACGATCACGAAGAAAAAAAGCATCAGCACAAACACGGTGACCATGCAGAGTTTTTAGGCTCATTCAAAGCTGAGTGCCAAGGCCCAGTGAGCAATATCAATCTTACAGTCAAGCTCGGTAAGAACTTCCCGGCCTTAAAGAAAATCAAAGTCCAAGTGCTCAGCGAAAAAGCGCAGTCTAGCACTACAGGCAAGGGTACAGAGTTTTCCGTCAAGCTCTGA
- a CDS encoding EAL domain-containing protein translates to MISQRKRFKAGELVFREGQSGDCAYIIESGRIEIFIGDDDNPVTLTHLGEGEIFGEMSVIDGSPRSASARAIEPCELVLVSSEAISERIDSADPIVRLLISMLLTRMRQANQSATGGPKIVQPEPAGILTDEGGEGQTQKVLEKMRIESELKQALVSNEFMLHFQPIMDLQKGRISGFEALIRWNSPTRGLVRPDIFMGIAEETSLIVPIGKWVIEKSAEALKVLNHRYRQSHPEDEDLFMSINISGRQFHDDEFFSHLEGAIAQAGVKTSQIKLEVTERIFMEGPSALQAINRCRDMGFHVALDDFGTGYSSLSYLAQFQVDSLKVDQSFIRSMLQDEKTFVITNAIIAMANGLGIPVIAEGIEIEKEHRVLVGMECRFAQGYLFSRPIPLGDALNYVSISNDFAETVNAS, encoded by the coding sequence GTGATTAGCCAACGAAAGCGCTTTAAAGCCGGTGAATTGGTCTTTCGGGAAGGACAGTCTGGTGACTGTGCTTACATCATCGAAAGTGGCCGGATAGAAATCTTTATTGGAGACGACGATAACCCTGTAACCTTGACTCATTTAGGGGAAGGGGAGATCTTCGGGGAAATGTCTGTGATCGATGGATCACCGCGATCCGCATCTGCAAGAGCCATAGAACCCTGCGAACTGGTTCTTGTGTCTTCCGAAGCGATATCAGAGCGTATCGATTCTGCTGACCCCATCGTGCGGCTCCTTATATCTATGCTTTTAACGCGGATGAGGCAAGCCAACCAAAGTGCGACTGGCGGTCCGAAGATTGTTCAGCCCGAGCCAGCTGGCATTCTCACTGACGAGGGTGGAGAAGGTCAGACCCAAAAAGTCCTAGAAAAAATGCGCATTGAGTCAGAGCTAAAGCAAGCCCTTGTTTCTAATGAATTTATGCTTCACTTCCAACCGATCATGGATCTTCAAAAAGGCCGCATTTCCGGCTTTGAAGCGCTGATCCGGTGGAATAGTCCCACCCGTGGCCTCGTGCGCCCAGATATTTTTATGGGTATCGCAGAAGAAACGTCTCTTATCGTACCCATTGGCAAGTGGGTGATTGAAAAGTCAGCGGAAGCTCTTAAAGTGCTGAATCATCGTTACCGGCAATCTCATCCGGAGGATGAGGATCTATTTATGAGCATCAACATCTCTGGTCGCCAGTTTCATGATGACGAGTTCTTCTCTCATTTAGAGGGAGCCATCGCTCAGGCTGGGGTCAAAACCTCGCAAATCAAACTTGAAGTGACCGAGAGAATTTTTATGGAAGGACCCAGCGCATTGCAGGCGATCAATCGCTGTCGCGATATGGGATTTCATGTTGCACTTGATGACTTTGGTACTGGCTATTCTAGCTTAAGCTACTTAGCTCAATTCCAGGTAGATAGCCTAAAGGTGGATCAGTCGTTTATCCGAAGTATGCTCCAAGACGAAAAAACTTTCGTGATCACCAATGCTATCATCGCTATGGCCAATGGCTTAGGGATCCCCGTGATTGCAGAGGGTATCGAAATCGAAAAAGAGCATCGGGTTTTAGTGGGTATGGAGTGTCGATTTGCCCAAGGTTATCTATTTAGCCGACCGATTCCCCTGGGCGATGCCCTCAACTACGTTAGTATCAGCAACGACTTCGCTGAAACTGTCAACGCATCCTAG
- a CDS encoding FAD-dependent oxidoreductase, whose amino-acid sequence MAQTRIAVVGSGIAGLTAGWLMSKKHHVTLLEKGPSLGMAQHGVDAGTAQGDKVVDVPLRVFNKSYYPNLFLLCQNLNIDLRMVDHGGAFGYLNGDLYFRYENIAIGGKNYSYVLPKMKQLPWLLKVGWEILRLRRDMKEFLERDDCDEVRLAKFFEDFKYSRAFQYEFFFPILSSVCTCSYSALMEYPAGILIHGMQTLMETTPTQRFIGGTRALQANLAKSIQNVRYDSHVVRIEPSPKGAVVHYRDGVQEEYDHVILATQANQAREVLDVSYEEERSLLERIIYQTSDMIVHRDERLMPGPARKWSPVYYGISSQYDWPMATIWINKVEPGFEEGEPLFQTWNPLIPPDEDKVLGRTTFERPVVSLDSLKAVNRLANLQKDSLDKRHIWFCGSYGTPAIPLLESGLVSAVQLGEHFGVAKPSWFVEPSR is encoded by the coding sequence ATGGCGCAGACACGCATTGCGGTAGTGGGAAGTGGAATTGCAGGCCTAACAGCAGGCTGGCTAATGTCAAAAAAACATCACGTGACTCTTTTGGAAAAAGGTCCCTCCTTAGGCATGGCGCAGCATGGAGTTGATGCAGGCACAGCGCAAGGGGACAAGGTCGTTGATGTTCCTCTCCGGGTATTCAATAAAAGTTACTATCCAAACTTATTTTTACTATGCCAAAACTTGAATATTGATCTTCGCATGGTGGATCATGGAGGAGCATTTGGTTACTTAAATGGCGACCTATACTTCCGCTACGAGAATATAGCCATAGGTGGCAAGAACTATAGCTATGTCTTGCCAAAGATGAAGCAGTTGCCTTGGCTTCTTAAGGTTGGCTGGGAAATCCTAAGACTCCGTCGCGATATGAAGGAGTTTCTGGAGCGAGACGACTGTGACGAGGTTCGTCTGGCCAAGTTTTTTGAGGACTTTAAGTACTCCCGAGCGTTTCAATATGAGTTCTTTTTTCCGATTCTTTCTTCCGTGTGCACCTGCTCCTATAGTGCGTTGATGGAATACCCGGCGGGTATTCTCATTCACGGAATGCAAACCTTGATGGAAACAACGCCCACTCAAAGGTTCATTGGCGGCACACGGGCGCTTCAGGCAAACTTAGCAAAAAGCATTCAAAATGTACGCTACGATAGCCATGTGGTGCGTATTGAGCCATCTCCTAAAGGAGCGGTGGTTCACTATCGCGATGGGGTTCAAGAGGAGTACGATCATGTGATCCTTGCGACTCAGGCCAACCAAGCGCGCGAGGTTTTAGATGTGTCTTATGAAGAAGAGCGAAGCCTACTGGAACGGATTATCTATCAAACCAGTGATATGATTGTGCATCGGGATGAGCGCTTGATGCCCGGTCCTGCTCGCAAATGGTCGCCTGTTTACTACGGAATCAGCAGCCAGTATGATTGGCCGATGGCCACCATTTGGATCAATAAAGTTGAACCTGGTTTCGAAGAGGGGGAGCCACTATTTCAAACCTGGAATCCGCTGATTCCCCCCGATGAGGATAAGGTTTTAGGGCGCACCACATTTGAGCGGCCAGTAGTGAGCCTAGATTCCCTCAAAGCTGTCAACCGTCTAGCGAATCTACAAAAAGATAGCCTAGATAAACGTCATATCTGGTTTTGTGGTTCCTATGGAACTCCTGCGATTCCATTACTGGAGTCTGGACTGGTATCTGCGGTGCAACTTGGCGAGCACTTTGGCGTCGCCAAGCCCTCCTGGTTTGTCGAGCCTAGTCGCTAG
- a CDS encoding GNAT family N-acetyltransferase, with product MEIRAANQSELASVFATVHEAWPHHEDLNTHVSRRLASPQHQYATWYVVKIKDRIAASLGAYPMSFQAGGRVINGIAIGAVFTVKSQRKQGLAFKLIEQVHLRAQEQGATVSLLFSDISPAYYEKLGYHQVPMFHGQEAATSHDRLLIQSRPIDEFPRETKGVEQAHILHTNSHWQWLQKRHQGLEHYVVTDGSSILASFMTGFYEGRTWVLRWHQLSLNPQALKLALEHLAAHLDQPQVDYWWSGPLPEPSSLNLASPQAEIPMICSLDGEQYHHHKWQLEAIDHV from the coding sequence ATGGAGATCAGAGCAGCAAATCAGAGCGAGTTAGCAAGCGTATTCGCCACAGTCCACGAAGCCTGGCCCCACCATGAGGACCTCAACACTCATGTTTCCCGACGCCTAGCCTCCCCACAGCACCAATATGCTACATGGTATGTAGTTAAAATCAAAGATCGAATCGCGGCCAGCCTAGGGGCTTACCCCATGTCGTTTCAAGCTGGGGGACGGGTCATCAATGGCATCGCAATTGGTGCTGTGTTCACCGTAAAAAGCCAAAGAAAGCAAGGCCTTGCATTCAAGCTGATCGAGCAGGTGCATCTGCGGGCCCAGGAACAAGGCGCCACAGTAAGCCTGCTTTTTAGCGATATTTCACCAGCTTACTATGAAAAACTTGGCTATCATCAAGTGCCTATGTTTCATGGCCAAGAAGCGGCCACCTCCCATGATAGGCTTTTAATCCAATCCCGACCCATCGATGAGTTTCCTAGGGAGACCAAGGGGGTTGAGCAGGCCCATATTCTTCACACCAACAGCCACTGGCAATGGCTCCAGAAGCGCCATCAGGGGCTAGAGCATTATGTGGTAACCGATGGTTCATCGATACTCGCAAGCTTCATGACTGGCTTCTATGAGGGCCGAACATGGGTCCTGCGCTGGCACCAGCTTAGTCTCAACCCCCAAGCTTTAAAACTAGCTCTGGAGCACCTTGCAGCACACCTTGATCAACCCCAGGTAGACTATTGGTGGAGCGGGCCGTTGCCAGAGCCTTCATCGCTCAACCTTGCATCCCCACAGGCTGAAATCCCAATGATCTGTAGCTTGGATGGCGAGCAATATCACCACCATAAGTGGCAGCTCGAAGCGATCGATCATGTCTGA
- the ribA gene encoding GTP cyclohydrolase II yields MQSPSPLEVSLFSEALVPTVYGEFLVSVYKDNQSEDETVLISHNLSDAVAPFIRVHSECFTGEVLGSLKCDCRDQLALSLKEIQKRGSGAVIYLRQEGRGIGLGNKIKAYDLQNKGADTIEANHMLGFGTDLRTFDRAALILKDRSIDKIVLNTNNPEKLESLKNFGIEITERVPSLSAVNEHNKDYLETKMKLLGHHLDPLF; encoded by the coding sequence ATGCAAAGTCCATCACCTTTAGAAGTCAGTCTGTTCTCTGAAGCGCTTGTCCCGACTGTATATGGCGAGTTCCTCGTTTCTGTGTACAAGGATAATCAGTCAGAAGATGAAACGGTCCTGATCAGTCACAATCTTAGTGATGCGGTTGCTCCGTTCATTCGTGTTCACTCGGAGTGCTTTACAGGTGAAGTGCTGGGCTCGCTCAAGTGTGATTGTCGTGATCAATTAGCGTTGTCTCTGAAGGAAATTCAAAAGCGGGGCTCTGGAGCAGTTATCTATCTTCGCCAAGAAGGGCGTGGTATTGGACTGGGTAATAAAATTAAGGCCTATGATTTGCAAAATAAAGGTGCTGATACCATCGAAGCCAACCACATGTTGGGTTTTGGAACCGACCTAAGAACCTTCGATCGCGCTGCTCTAATTCTAAAAGATCGCTCCATTGATAAGATTGTTCTTAATACCAATAATCCAGAAAAGCTGGAGTCGCTAAAAAATTTCGGGATAGAGATTACCGAGCGAGTTCCTTCTTTGTCCGCAGTTAATGAGCACAATAAAGACTATCTTGAAACCAAGATGAAGCTGCTTGGACACCACCTTGACCCTCTTTTCTAG
- a CDS encoding polysaccharide biosynthesis/export family protein, translated as MSRWKFIVVPLMLCMGCAGTPETENTWQDITHAPKGSTFSGGNGQYVYAPGDVVEVYVHREPRFSGTFLIHKSGYIQLPRVGPVYAKDRTPSLLKAAIQTKLRPYVRYPKVTVSASHLSSYRVIFSGQVRKPGTYSYNKRTSLLEGLAKAGGVTSKGALVILIRKTSHGSKSRYVVNYQALVSGERGLDNLFLERGDLIFVN; from the coding sequence ATGTCTCGGTGGAAATTTATCGTGGTCCCGTTGATGCTCTGCATGGGGTGTGCTGGCACTCCAGAAACCGAAAATACCTGGCAGGATATCACTCATGCGCCAAAAGGAAGCACATTTTCAGGTGGCAATGGGCAATATGTCTACGCCCCCGGTGATGTGGTGGAGGTTTATGTCCACAGGGAACCGCGCTTCTCTGGGACATTCCTGATCCATAAAAGTGGCTATATCCAGCTACCGCGGGTTGGCCCTGTCTATGCTAAGGATCGCACCCCTTCTCTCCTTAAGGCCGCCATCCAAACCAAACTACGCCCCTACGTTCGTTATCCCAAAGTTACGGTTTCGGCCAGTCACTTATCGAGCTACCGAGTCATTTTCTCTGGACAGGTTCGAAAACCAGGAACCTATTCGTACAACAAACGAACTTCCCTGCTGGAGGGCCTTGCTAAAGCGGGGGGAGTTACAAGCAAAGGCGCTCTGGTGATCCTAATTCGCAAGACGTCTCATGGCAGCAAATCTCGCTACGTGGTGAATTACCAGGCTCTTGTGAGCGGCGAACGCGGATTGGATAACCTATTTCTGGAACGAGGCGACCTAATTTTTGTCAACTGA
- a CDS encoding endonuclease/exonuclease/phosphatase family protein, translating into MKVLIYYGLLFFLSTAYTQAKPALKQPSSVSIMSFNVENLFDTKHDEGKNDWDYLPRVLKTTAEHRKRCESKRGWSKNFCLNVSWDESGLRKKMRQLAQVVLSVESGKGPDLLILQEVENLAVLKRWNQDYLKAAGYQSVVLLEGPDLRGIDVAMLSRLPLKGEAKAHPVKFVKANLNRPTRPILEARFQLPDGTTLAAFGVHFPSPFNPFLARQEAFQILERISNQVIADVETAIAAGDFNVNAGEDSRFYRQLAHPSFTVSHLFGCMTCLGTKYYKPKDTWSFFDAILLHKKSQWQIRPGSVEVIQHPSHVQKSGSPFRYRYEDGLGVSDHFPIMLHLERHKK; encoded by the coding sequence TTGAAAGTTCTGATTTATTATGGGCTCCTATTTTTTTTATCCACAGCTTATACCCAGGCTAAGCCAGCGCTAAAGCAACCGTCATCGGTGTCCATTATGTCGTTCAATGTGGAGAACCTGTTTGACACCAAACATGATGAAGGCAAAAACGACTGGGACTACCTTCCTAGGGTTCTGAAGACTACTGCGGAGCATCGCAAGCGATGCGAATCAAAGCGTGGTTGGTCTAAAAACTTTTGCCTCAACGTAAGCTGGGATGAGTCTGGACTTCGCAAGAAAATGAGGCAACTAGCTCAAGTGGTTCTCAGCGTGGAATCTGGCAAGGGACCCGACCTCTTGATTTTGCAGGAGGTAGAAAACCTTGCTGTCCTGAAGCGCTGGAATCAAGACTACCTCAAGGCTGCTGGTTATCAGTCAGTTGTCTTGCTTGAAGGTCCAGATTTACGTGGAATCGATGTTGCGATGCTCAGCCGCTTGCCGCTCAAAGGAGAGGCAAAAGCTCACCCCGTAAAGTTTGTGAAAGCCAATCTAAATCGACCAACCAGGCCCATCCTTGAGGCACGATTTCAGCTTCCTGATGGGACCACACTTGCGGCGTTTGGGGTTCACTTTCCATCGCCCTTTAACCCCTTTTTAGCCCGTCAGGAGGCATTTCAGATTCTTGAACGCATCAGCAACCAAGTCATTGCGGATGTGGAAACAGCCATCGCCGCTGGGGATTTCAATGTCAATGCTGGGGAAGATTCTAGGTTTTATCGCCAGCTTGCTCACCCGAGCTTTACAGTATCACATCTCTTTGGTTGTATGACGTGTCTGGGAACGAAGTACTACAAACCAAAAGATACTTGGTCGTTCTTCGATGCGATACTCTTGCATAAAAAGTCGCAATGGCAAATTCGGCCTGGCTCAGTGGAGGTGATTCAGCATCCGAGCCATGTCCAGAAGTCTGGTTCGCCGTTTCGATACCGCTATGAGGACGGTCTGGGAGTATCCGATCATTTTCCCATCATGCTACATTTGGAAAGGCATAAAAAATGA
- a CDS encoding methylated-DNA--[protein]-cysteine S-methyltransferase has translation MNYKIIATSRGDMAVAFDEEAVVGLVLPFAETSSLKQWVLDHWPNYQEREALPETLKQLEDLLHRYFDGEEVEFVGIPVKTPGKTEFQQSIYHALRQLKRGETVSYGELGERVGRSGVARAVGSCMANNPIPLLIPCHRVLPSSGKLGAFSAEGGPAMKIWMLRLEGADAAGRLTV, from the coding sequence ATGAATTACAAAATAATCGCGACAAGCCGGGGTGATATGGCAGTAGCGTTCGACGAAGAAGCTGTTGTGGGGCTTGTGCTGCCATTTGCAGAAACATCAAGCTTGAAGCAGTGGGTTCTCGATCATTGGCCTAACTACCAAGAACGCGAAGCTCTACCCGAAACCCTGAAGCAGCTAGAGGACCTCTTGCACCGCTATTTTGATGGTGAAGAGGTCGAGTTTGTGGGCATTCCTGTCAAGACTCCTGGTAAGACTGAGTTTCAACAGTCCATTTACCACGCCCTGAGGCAGCTCAAGCGAGGTGAAACCGTAAGCTACGGAGAGCTTGGTGAGAGAGTCGGGCGGTCAGGGGTTGCAAGGGCTGTCGGTTCTTGCATGGCTAACAACCCGATTCCTCTGCTGATCCCCTGCCATCGTGTGCTCCCAAGTTCTGGAAAACTGGGAGCTTTCTCCGCCGAAGGGGGACCGGCTATGAAAATTTGGATGCTCCGGCTAGAAGGAGCAGATGCAGCCGGGCGTCTAACGGTTTGA
- a CDS encoding class I SAM-dependent methyltransferase, which translates to MKDFDKYEYYQKAVQSPDADSEFMARVYRELREGREAKTLVEDFCAAFALCCEWVKLDDDKDAIGIDLDPEPVAYGRDHYLTELSEEQKNRIKILEANVMEKDLPKGDIIAALNFSYFGFKERPLLLDYFKSCYHRLHDDGLLILDCFGGPACMEPNEHETEYDDFSYFWDQDTYHPLSNHAQFYIHFKRKGEKKRKKVFSYDWRLWSIAELKDLLQEAGFSKSVIYWEGTDEDGDGDGNYTLTEDGEQCESYVAYVIGIKS; encoded by the coding sequence TTGAAGGATTTTGATAAATACGAATACTACCAAAAAGCAGTGCAATCTCCAGACGCAGATTCAGAGTTCATGGCCCGTGTTTACCGCGAGCTGAGGGAGGGACGGGAGGCAAAGACCCTCGTTGAAGATTTTTGTGCTGCTTTTGCGCTCTGCTGCGAATGGGTGAAGCTCGATGATGACAAAGACGCCATTGGTATCGACCTCGATCCTGAGCCTGTAGCTTATGGCCGCGACCATTACCTTACAGAGCTGTCTGAAGAACAAAAAAATCGTATCAAGATTCTAGAAGCCAACGTGATGGAAAAGGACCTTCCAAAAGGGGACATCATAGCGGCTCTCAATTTTTCCTACTTTGGCTTTAAGGAGCGGCCACTGCTTCTAGACTACTTCAAATCTTGCTATCATCGCCTTCACGATGATGGCCTGCTCATTCTCGATTGTTTTGGTGGCCCTGCTTGTATGGAGCCGAACGAACATGAAACGGAATATGATGATTTCTCTTATTTCTGGGATCAGGATACCTACCACCCTCTAAGCAATCATGCTCAGTTTTATATCCATTTTAAACGTAAGGGTGAAAAGAAGCGTAAGAAGGTTTTTTCTTATGACTGGCGGCTGTGGAGTATAGCCGAACTAAAAGATTTGCTACAGGAAGCTGGCTTCAGCAAATCAGTGATCTACTGGGAAGGTACCGATGAAGATGGTGATGGCGACGGCAACTACACGCTCACCGAAGACGGTGAGCAGTGCGAGTCATACGTGGCTTATGTCATCGGTATAAAATCCTAG